A window of the Henckelia pumila isolate YLH828 chromosome 3, ASM3356847v2, whole genome shotgun sequence genome harbors these coding sequences:
- the LOC140891734 gene encoding transcription factor MYBC1-like, whose protein sequence is MREEESNWFSKWEDELPPPEELMPLNQSLITPDLALAFNISSPHHNLHNHNTAAPPPPQSTAHSSAEFDSPELSGAAGGSGGAAGSDEPARTLKRPRLVWTPQLHKRFVDAVAHLGIKNAVPKTIMQLMSVDGLTRENVASHLQKYRLYLKRMQGISNGGNGSAIGNNSPAGLSGSGMDPAMDHLFASSPVPAQFLNHGRGNPEHFLPYVPVAAPMQHHHQMAVVAAAGPGHQQQLQKQFRPFGHSPPNGQFDNPFLRQSQQQVQRMGGSVLPLAFVEDMEPAGATNGRKILTLFPTGDD, encoded by the coding sequence ATGAGGGAAGAAGAATCCAATTGGTTTTCGAAATGGGAAGATGAATTGCCCCCGCCCGAGGAATTGATGCCCTTAAACCAATCCCTTATTACTCCTGATCTAGCGCTTGCTTTCAACATTTCGAGCCCACATCACAACCTTCACAACCACAACACAGCTGCTCCTCCGCCGCCGCAGTCAACTGCCCATTCCTCAGCTGAATTTGACTCACCGGAGTTGAGTGGCGCCGCAGGCGGATCAGGTGGGGCCGCCGGTTCTGACGAGCCCGCAAGAACCCTCAAGCGTCCGCGCCTCGTTTGGACTCCACAACTGCACAAGAGATTTGTAGATGCGGTTGCACATTTAGGGATCAAGAATGCTGTTCCAAAGACTATAATGCAGCTCATGAGTGTTGATGGGCTAACTAGAGAGAATGTTGCGAGCCATTTGCAGAAATATAGGCTATATTTGAAGCGAATGCAAGGTATTTCCAATGGCGGAAATGGCAGCGCCATCGGGAATAATAGTCCGGCGGGATTGTCTGGTTCTGGCATGGATCCGGCCATGGACCACTTATTCGCGAGCTCCCCCGTGCCAGCTCAGTTTTTGAACCATGGCAGGGGGAATCCAGAGCATTTCTTGCCATATGTACCGGTTGCTGCACCAATGCAGCACCACCACCAGATGGCGGTGGTGGCGGCGGCAGGGCCAGGACACCAACAGCAGTTGCAAAAGCAGTTCAGGCCGTTTGGTCACTCACCGCCAAACGGGCAATTTGACAATCCATTTTTGAGGCAATCGCAGCAGCAGGTTCAGAGAATGGGTGGTTCTGTGTTGCCTCTCGCATTTGTGGAGGATATGGAGCCGGCTGGCGCCACGAATGGGAGGAAAATTCTTACGTTGTTTCCAACAGGGGATGATTGA